The Gemmata palustris genome includes a region encoding these proteins:
- a CDS encoding glucose-6-phosphate isomerase — protein sequence MQLPDENIEYQFARLLAQPHETWTPLAELQQQHFLPPEKVDEVKQWVTSVRGQVVAERELQNPPPKMRPLQPGFIDLPQKLLDGYKRKQDASELGRVLRLAQQLRDTVDRVVILGIGGSYLASKAIFDALCHAHHNELPAKLRMGKPRIYFEGKDLDNDSLQDLFELLENTCVDPDIIEERWGVVVISKSGSTLEMAAAYRAVKGEAAKFYGPKSEMLRKVIVPITGAKSSKLRDLCKADGFPEDDILTIPDDVGGRFSVFTAVGLLPAAVMGLDVRAMLLGAATMTRRFIEEPFDRNPVLQFAAVNHLMTERGKTTRVLSAWSRKLEAVGWWYDQLLAESLGKNGRGATPITMVGTRDLHSRGQQHQDGTRDKLINNLIVRQIKHPPVTLGMSERNEDDLNQFSRKGLPDILDAAIKGTNEAYTQAARPTADITLPMISEHTIGQLLQMLMLATVVEGRLNGTNPYGQPGVEAYKANMMRALKATPNLPKGEVRDAAKGV from the coding sequence ATGCAATTGCCCGACGAGAACATCGAGTACCAGTTCGCGCGGCTCCTCGCCCAGCCGCACGAGACGTGGACCCCACTCGCCGAGCTCCAACAGCAGCACTTCCTCCCGCCCGAAAAGGTGGACGAGGTGAAGCAGTGGGTCACGTCCGTCCGCGGGCAGGTGGTCGCCGAGCGCGAGTTGCAGAACCCGCCGCCGAAGATGCGCCCGCTGCAACCGGGCTTCATCGATCTGCCACAAAAACTGCTCGACGGCTACAAGCGCAAACAGGACGCGAGCGAACTCGGTCGGGTGCTGCGCCTCGCACAGCAGTTGCGCGACACCGTGGACCGCGTGGTGATCCTCGGCATCGGCGGGAGCTACCTCGCGTCGAAGGCCATCTTCGACGCGCTCTGTCACGCGCACCACAACGAACTGCCCGCGAAGTTGCGCATGGGCAAGCCGCGCATCTACTTCGAGGGAAAAGACCTCGATAACGATTCGCTGCAAGACCTCTTCGAGTTACTCGAAAACACCTGCGTCGATCCCGACATCATCGAGGAGCGGTGGGGCGTCGTCGTCATCAGCAAGTCCGGGAGCACGCTCGAAATGGCCGCGGCGTACCGCGCCGTGAAGGGCGAGGCCGCGAAGTTCTACGGCCCGAAGTCCGAGATGCTCCGCAAGGTGATCGTTCCCATCACCGGGGCGAAAAGCAGCAAGCTCCGCGACTTGTGCAAGGCCGACGGCTTCCCCGAGGACGACATCCTCACCATCCCCGACGACGTCGGCGGGCGGTTCAGCGTGTTCACCGCGGTGGGCCTACTCCCCGCGGCGGTGATGGGGCTCGATGTGCGGGCAATGCTGCTCGGCGCCGCGACCATGACGCGCCGGTTCATCGAAGAACCGTTCGACCGCAACCCGGTACTGCAGTTCGCCGCGGTGAACCACCTGATGACCGAGCGCGGGAAGACCACTCGCGTGCTGTCCGCGTGGTCGCGCAAGCTCGAAGCGGTGGGCTGGTGGTACGACCAGTTGCTCGCGGAATCGCTGGGCAAGAACGGCCGCGGCGCGACCCCGATCACGATGGTGGGCACGCGCGACCTGCACAGCCGCGGGCAGCAGCACCAAGACGGCACACGCGACAAGCTCATCAACAACCTGATCGTGCGGCAAATCAAGCACCCGCCGGTGACCCTGGGCATGTCCGAGCGGAACGAGGACGACCTGAACCAGTTCAGCCGTAAGGGACTGCCCGACATCCTCGACGCGGCCATCAAGGGCACGAACGAGGCCTACACCCAGGCCGCCCGCCCCACCGCGGACATCACGCTGCCGATGATCTCCGAACACACCATCGGGCAACTGCTCCAGATGCTCATGCTGGCGACCGTGGTCGAGGGCCGGCTCAACGGCACGAACCCCTACGGTCAGCCCGGCGTGGAGGCGTACAAGGCGAACATGATGCGCGCGCTGAAGGCGACGCCGAACTTGCCGAAGGGCGAGGTCCGCGACGCTGCCAAGGGCGTGTAA
- a CDS encoding FAD-dependent monooxygenase — protein MSQTNSRLVLIVGAGPAGLALACDLARRGISYRIVDKADRLFIGSRGKGLQPRTLEVFHDLDVIDDVVDAGTPFPGFRCYAGDQVVWDRSLAQMLGIREPVATPDVPYPSAWIIPQWRTDEILHARLVRLGGGVELSTELVAFEQDADGVTATLIRDGVQQRVRAGYLVGTDGGRSFVRKELGVGFEGETFETERTIIGDVRVDGPLDHDHCHLLTRAGGVSSSERFSLWGLPGTEYFQLVANVSSDEVPALTLDAMQAMLKARSGRSDIRLHDLRWISLYRVNVRMAERFRVGRVFLAGDAAHVHSSAGGQGLNASVQDAYNLGWKLGAVLSGAPAELLDTYEAERMPVAADLLGITTRWHRQDFGGPPTGSEVGSGHKMFQLSLNYRAGPLAWEDRTAPGGVRAGDRAPDAPCCDAVGAPTRLFDVFRGPHFTLLTFGTDTREFVAEINTRYHELVRAYQVVRPGSAVEGASLADSEGFIHRVFEIDPAVGISLVLVRPDGYIGLVTCAENPATARLMRYLEMVTPIRVSGTPG, from the coding sequence TTGAGCCAAACGAACTCCCGCCTCGTGCTGATTGTCGGCGCCGGGCCTGCCGGTCTCGCTTTGGCCTGCGACCTGGCGCGTCGCGGAATTTCGTATCGCATCGTTGATAAAGCCGATCGGCTGTTCATCGGTTCGCGCGGGAAGGGGCTCCAACCGCGAACCCTCGAAGTGTTCCACGATCTGGACGTGATTGACGATGTTGTAGACGCGGGGACGCCGTTCCCGGGCTTTCGGTGTTACGCCGGCGATCAGGTCGTGTGGGACCGATCACTGGCTCAGATGCTTGGCATTCGAGAACCCGTAGCGACCCCGGACGTGCCGTACCCTTCTGCCTGGATCATCCCGCAGTGGCGAACCGATGAGATCCTCCACGCCCGCCTCGTTCGGCTCGGTGGTGGCGTCGAACTATCGACCGAACTGGTCGCGTTCGAGCAGGACGCCGACGGAGTGACGGCCACACTCATTCGTGACGGCGTTCAACAGCGCGTTCGGGCGGGCTATCTTGTGGGCACAGATGGCGGGCGCAGTTTCGTGCGGAAGGAACTCGGCGTCGGCTTTGAAGGCGAGACGTTTGAAACCGAGCGGACGATTATCGGCGACGTGCGGGTGGACGGGCCGCTGGATCACGACCACTGCCACCTACTGACTCGCGCGGGCGGTGTATCGAGTTCCGAGAGGTTCTCGCTGTGGGGGCTACCAGGGACCGAGTATTTTCAGCTCGTAGCCAACGTGAGTTCCGACGAAGTGCCCGCGCTGACGCTCGACGCGATGCAGGCCATGTTGAAGGCACGCTCTGGGCGCAGCGACATCCGGCTCCACGATTTGAGGTGGATCTCCCTGTACCGGGTCAACGTTCGCATGGCCGAACGGTTCCGGGTGGGGCGCGTGTTTCTGGCTGGTGATGCCGCGCACGTTCACTCTTCGGCGGGCGGTCAGGGATTGAACGCGAGCGTGCAGGACGCCTACAACCTCGGCTGGAAACTCGGGGCGGTGCTGAGCGGCGCGCCGGCGGAACTGCTCGATACTTACGAAGCCGAGCGAATGCCCGTCGCGGCCGATCTGCTCGGCATCACAACGCGGTGGCACCGACAGGACTTCGGCGGCCCGCCGACCGGTTCCGAGGTCGGTTCCGGTCACAAGATGTTCCAGCTCTCACTGAACTATCGGGCCGGACCTCTCGCCTGGGAGGATCGAACCGCGCCGGGGGGCGTGCGTGCCGGCGATCGCGCCCCCGATGCCCCGTGTTGCGATGCGGTCGGTGCCCCTACTCGCCTGTTCGATGTCTTCCGCGGTCCCCATTTCACGCTTCTGACTTTCGGTACAGATACACGCGAATTCGTCGCCGAAATTAACACCCGGTACCACGAGCTCGTTCGGGCGTATCAGGTCGTTCGACCAGGGAGTGCTGTTGAGGGCGCAAGCCTCGCCGACTCCGAGGGCTTCATTCACCGCGTTTTTGAAATCGACCCGGCTGTGGGAATCAGCCTCGTTCTCGTTCGGCCCGATGGCTACATCGGGCTGGTAACGTGCGCGGAGAACCCCGCGACAGCGCGCCTGATGCGCTATCTGGAGATGGTGACGCCTATCAGAGTGTCAGGCACGCCGGGCTGA
- a CDS encoding DUF1810 domain-containing protein: protein MAESDRVGHASDPYNLSRFVEAQEDDYEQALAEIKSGRKRSHWMWYIFPQFDGLGFSSISKQYAIKSRAEAEAYLTHPVLGPRLVECVEAALRVDGRSALEIFGSPDDLKLRSCATLFARVSPTGSVFDQLLDKYYSGERDAKTLQLLGAASEEA, encoded by the coding sequence GTGGCAGAATCGGACCGTGTCGGCCACGCGAGCGACCCTTACAACTTGAGTCGCTTCGTGGAGGCGCAGGAGGACGACTACGAACAGGCGCTTGCCGAGATCAAAAGCGGTCGGAAGCGCTCGCACTGGATGTGGTACATCTTCCCGCAATTCGACGGACTGGGGTTCAGTTCCATTTCCAAGCAGTACGCGATCAAGAGCCGCGCGGAGGCCGAAGCGTACTTGACTCACCCCGTACTCGGTCCGCGCCTCGTCGAGTGTGTCGAGGCCGCGCTTCGCGTTGACGGGCGTTCCGCGCTGGAGATCTTCGGATCTCCTGATGACTTGAAGTTGCGGTCGTGCGCTACGCTGTTTGCCCGCGTGTCGCCGACGGGTTCGGTCTTCGACCAACTGCTCGACAAATACTATTCCGGCGAGCGCGACGCCAAGACGCTTCAGTTACTGGGCGCTGCATCTGAAGAGGCGTAA
- a CDS encoding DUF1501 domain-containing protein — protein sequence MAAHSRRDFLWSFGGGLGGVALAQLLAEAGELPGAVKPRAEFNGGLHHGAKVKRVVQLFMNGGVSQPDTFDYKPVLEKGHGKPFDPGTSEKVEGVTSTPGNLMKSPFPFKQHGQCGRWVSSMFPHLATQVDRMAFLMAVASKSNVHGPASYMMNTGFIIPGFPCMGAWLSYGLGRLTDNLPTFVVLPDARGLPYNQKGNFGSGFLPVAHAGTILNAGGNPPIPDLAPSPKEKFVSSSADKDALELLGKVNRSHAETRPGDSRLDARIESYELAAKMQQHAPEALDLNREAAKTRAKYGLDQPATAEFGRRCLLARRLLERGVRFVQVWSGAGGPTNNWDNHTDIIRELPPMARSVDQPCAALLQDLHDRGMLADTLVVFSTEFGRQPFTQGATGRDHNQGTSVAWLAGAGVKEGVSHGESDPWSWRTEKDRAYCYDIHATILHLMGIDHTLLSVRHDGTDRRLTDVHGHVIEKILA from the coding sequence ATGGCCGCACACTCGCGCCGCGATTTCCTCTGGTCCTTTGGTGGCGGGCTCGGCGGGGTCGCGCTCGCGCAACTGCTGGCCGAAGCGGGCGAGTTGCCCGGCGCGGTGAAGCCGAGGGCCGAGTTCAACGGCGGGTTACACCACGGCGCGAAGGTCAAGCGCGTCGTGCAACTGTTCATGAACGGCGGCGTCAGCCAGCCCGACACGTTCGACTACAAGCCGGTGCTGGAGAAAGGCCACGGCAAGCCGTTCGATCCCGGTACCAGCGAGAAGGTCGAGGGCGTCACCAGCACGCCCGGCAACCTGATGAAGTCGCCGTTCCCGTTCAAGCAACACGGGCAGTGCGGGCGCTGGGTCAGTTCGATGTTCCCGCACCTCGCGACGCAAGTGGACCGCATGGCGTTCCTCATGGCGGTCGCGTCCAAGTCGAACGTCCACGGCCCGGCCAGTTACATGATGAACACCGGGTTCATCATCCCCGGGTTCCCGTGCATGGGCGCGTGGCTCTCGTATGGTTTGGGGCGCTTAACCGATAACCTGCCCACATTTGTCGTGCTGCCGGACGCGCGCGGGCTGCCGTACAATCAGAAGGGCAATTTCGGCTCGGGGTTTCTGCCGGTCGCGCACGCGGGCACCATTCTCAACGCGGGCGGTAACCCGCCCATCCCGGACCTCGCGCCGTCCCCCAAAGAGAAGTTCGTCTCATCGAGCGCTGATAAGGACGCACTGGAACTGCTGGGCAAAGTGAACCGGAGCCATGCGGAAACGCGCCCGGGCGATTCGCGCCTGGACGCGCGCATCGAGAGCTACGAACTGGCGGCGAAGATGCAGCAGCACGCGCCCGAAGCGCTCGACCTCAACCGCGAGGCGGCAAAGACGCGCGCGAAGTACGGCCTCGACCAGCCCGCGACCGCGGAGTTCGGCCGCAGGTGCCTGCTCGCCCGCCGGCTCCTCGAACGCGGGGTGCGGTTCGTTCAGGTGTGGAGCGGGGCCGGCGGGCCGACGAACAACTGGGACAACCACACCGACATCATCCGCGAACTGCCGCCGATGGCGAGGTCCGTCGACCAGCCCTGCGCGGCGCTGCTCCAGGACTTACACGACCGCGGAATGCTCGCGGACACGCTGGTCGTGTTCAGCACGGAGTTCGGGCGGCAGCCGTTCACCCAGGGCGCGACCGGGCGCGACCACAACCAGGGAACGTCGGTCGCGTGGTTGGCCGGGGCCGGGGTGAAGGAAGGGGTGAGTCACGGCGAAAGTGACCCGTGGAGCTGGCGCACGGAAAAGGACCGGGCCTACTGCTATGACATCCACGCGACGATTCTGCACCTGATGGGCATCGACCACACATTGCTGTCCGTGCGGCACGACGGCACCGATCGCCGACTGACCGACGTCCACGGGCACGTCATCGAAAAGATACTGGCGTGA
- the dnaK gene encoding molecular chaperone DnaK — protein MAEEKIIGIDLGTTNSVVAVMDGTSVKVIPNQDGNATTPSVVAFTDKGDRLVGDQAKRQAVTNPKRTIYSIKRFMGRRHNEVESEEKLVPYKLVGGPNDLVKVDIDNKQFSPPEISAMILRKLKEAAEAYLGHTVRKAVITVPAYFNDAQRQATIDAAAIAGFDTDYEIRGKDGKVVKQRMRIINEPTAGALAYALDKKKDEKIAVFDLGGGTFDVSILDVGEDGVFQVKSTNGDTHLGGDDFDQVLMDHIADEFKKQNGIDLRKDAMAMQRLKVAAEQAKKDLSQQVNVDINLPFITADADRNPLHLVMSINRNQFERMAEHLIERCKKPVLAALKDAKLTPQQIDEVVMVGGMTRMPRVQQMVKEIFGKEGHKGVNPDEVVAIGAAIQGAQLLLGAAADIQLLDVTPLSLGLETLGGVLTVMIPRNTTIPKKASEKFTTAADNQPSVEIQVFQGERPMAQDNKLIGKFHLDGIPPAPRQVPQIEVTFEIDANGVLSVGAKDLGTGKEQQIRIEGSSGMNKDEVEKMKRDAELHADEDKQKREFADARNGGETLIHQVEKMFADAGDKLTEADKAPINSAIGKLREAIGRNDLAAVKAATAELQQASQAMSQHMHAKTGGASAGPAAGAEGKKDGPDDVIDAEYEVKK, from the coding sequence ATGGCGGAAGAGAAAATCATCGGTATCGACTTGGGCACCACGAACTCGGTTGTCGCCGTGATGGACGGCACCTCGGTGAAGGTGATCCCGAACCAGGACGGCAACGCCACCACCCCGAGCGTCGTCGCGTTCACGGACAAGGGCGACCGGCTCGTCGGCGACCAGGCGAAGCGCCAGGCCGTCACGAACCCGAAGCGCACGATTTATTCGATCAAGCGGTTCATGGGTCGGCGCCACAACGAGGTGGAGAGCGAGGAGAAGCTCGTCCCCTACAAGCTCGTCGGCGGTCCGAACGACCTCGTGAAAGTGGACATCGACAACAAGCAGTTTTCGCCGCCGGAAATCTCCGCAATGATCCTTCGCAAATTGAAGGAAGCGGCGGAAGCGTACCTCGGCCACACGGTCCGCAAGGCGGTCATCACCGTCCCCGCGTACTTCAACGACGCCCAGCGCCAGGCCACCATTGATGCGGCGGCCATCGCCGGGTTCGACACGGATTACGAGATCCGCGGGAAGGACGGTAAGGTCGTCAAGCAGCGGATGCGGATCATCAACGAGCCCACCGCGGGCGCCCTTGCTTACGCGCTCGACAAGAAGAAGGACGAGAAGATCGCGGTGTTCGACCTCGGCGGCGGCACCTTCGACGTCTCGATCCTCGACGTCGGCGAGGACGGCGTGTTCCAGGTGAAGAGCACCAACGGCGACACGCACCTGGGCGGCGACGACTTCGACCAGGTGCTGATGGACCACATCGCCGACGAGTTCAAGAAGCAGAACGGGATCGACCTGCGCAAGGACGCGATGGCGATGCAGCGGCTCAAGGTGGCCGCGGAGCAGGCGAAGAAGGACTTGAGCCAGCAGGTGAACGTGGACATCAACCTCCCGTTCATCACGGCGGACGCGGACCGCAACCCGCTCCACCTGGTGATGTCCATCAACCGCAACCAGTTCGAGCGGATGGCGGAGCACCTCATCGAGCGGTGCAAGAAGCCGGTGCTCGCGGCCCTCAAGGACGCGAAGCTCACGCCGCAGCAGATCGACGAAGTGGTGATGGTCGGCGGTATGACCCGGATGCCGCGCGTGCAGCAAATGGTGAAGGAGATCTTCGGCAAGGAGGGGCACAAGGGCGTGAACCCGGACGAGGTCGTCGCGATCGGCGCGGCGATTCAAGGGGCGCAACTGCTCCTCGGGGCCGCGGCCGACATCCAGTTGCTCGACGTGACCCCGCTCTCGCTCGGGCTTGAAACGCTCGGCGGCGTGCTCACGGTCATGATCCCGCGGAACACGACGATCCCGAAGAAGGCGAGCGAGAAGTTCACCACCGCGGCCGACAACCAGCCGTCGGTCGAGATCCAGGTGTTCCAGGGCGAGCGCCCGATGGCCCAGGACAACAAGCTGATCGGCAAGTTCCACCTGGACGGCATCCCGCCCGCGCCGCGGCAGGTTCCGCAGATCGAGGTGACGTTCGAGATCGATGCGAACGGCGTGCTCTCGGTCGGCGCCAAAGATCTGGGGACCGGTAAGGAGCAGCAGATCCGCATCGAGGGCTCGTCCGGGATGAACAAGGACGAGGTCGAGAAGATGAAGCGGGACGCGGAACTGCACGCGGACGAGGACAAACAGAAGCGCGAGTTCGCGGACGCCCGGAACGGCGGCGAGACCCTGATCCATCAGGTCGAGAAGATGTTCGCGGACGCCGGCGACAAGCTGACCGAAGCAGACAAGGCCCCGATCAACTCGGCCATCGGCAAACTCCGGGAGGCGATCGGCCGCAACGACCTCGCCGCGGTGAAGGCCGCGACCGCGGAACTGCAACAGGCGTCGCAGGCCATGTCGCAACACATGCACGCGAAGACCGGCGGCGCTTCGGCGGGACCGGCGGCGGGCGCGGAGGGCAAGAAGGACGGCCCGGACGACGTGATCGACGCCGAATACGAAGTGAAGAAGTAA
- the pheA gene encoding prephenate dehydratase, with protein sequence MARSKSDPSSNSAPDKGAAHLTTLRGQIDKLDLHILELVNKRASVAAQIGKVKADQGGDVFSAAREEEVLTNVLKAHEGPLSTVTVKAIFRELISGSRAIQKQQKIAYLGPEYSYSHLAAIQRFGEAAIYNRTANIAAVFEELIRKHADFGVVPLENSTDGRVVDTLEMFMRFPDQVKICSEIRLRVRHHLLANCAQAEVRRVYSKEQALSQCRNWLSKNLPNATFHPVSSTADAARLVQTEPNVAAVASREAAVRYNLGILAENIADSPFNETRFAVIGATDSTKTGADKTALMFQISHTPGSLADVLTAFKQNKINLTWIESFPFREAKGEYVFFVDFDGHRDDTRVKKVLAVLEDMCESVTVLGSFPLARADGE encoded by the coding sequence ATGGCACGCAGTAAAAGCGACCCCAGTTCCAACTCCGCGCCCGACAAAGGGGCCGCGCACCTGACCACGCTGCGGGGGCAGATCGATAAACTCGATTTGCACATTCTCGAACTCGTCAATAAGCGGGCCTCGGTCGCGGCGCAGATCGGAAAAGTCAAAGCGGACCAGGGCGGCGACGTGTTTTCCGCCGCCCGCGAGGAAGAAGTTCTCACGAACGTCCTCAAGGCCCACGAGGGGCCGCTCTCCACGGTCACCGTGAAGGCGATCTTCCGCGAACTCATCAGCGGGTCGCGCGCGATCCAGAAGCAGCAAAAGATCGCGTACCTGGGGCCGGAGTACAGCTACAGCCACCTCGCGGCGATCCAACGGTTCGGCGAGGCCGCGATCTACAACCGCACGGCGAACATCGCGGCCGTGTTCGAGGAACTGATCCGCAAGCACGCGGACTTCGGCGTGGTGCCGCTGGAGAACTCGACCGACGGGCGCGTGGTGGACACGCTGGAAATGTTCATGCGGTTCCCGGACCAAGTGAAGATCTGCTCCGAGATCCGGCTCCGCGTGCGGCACCACCTACTGGCGAACTGTGCCCAGGCGGAAGTGCGCCGCGTGTACTCGAAGGAACAGGCCCTGAGCCAGTGCCGCAACTGGCTCTCGAAGAACCTGCCGAACGCGACGTTCCACCCCGTCTCCAGCACCGCGGACGCGGCCCGACTGGTGCAGACCGAGCCGAACGTCGCGGCCGTGGCCAGCCGCGAGGCGGCCGTGCGATACAACCTCGGCATCCTGGCAGAAAACATCGCGGACTCGCCGTTCAACGAGACGCGGTTCGCGGTGATCGGCGCGACCGACTCGACCAAGACGGGCGCGGACAAGACGGCCCTGATGTTCCAGATCAGCCACACACCGGGCTCGCTGGCGGACGTGCTGACCGCGTTCAAGCAGAACAAGATCAACCTCACCTGGATCGAGTCCTTCCCGTTCCGCGAGGCGAAGGGCGAGTACGTGTTCTTCGTGGACTTCGACGGCCACCGCGACGACACGCGGGTGAAGAAGGTGCTCGCCGTTCTCGAAGACATGTGCGAGTCCGTTACCGTTCTCGGCTCGTTCCCGCTGGCCCGGGCGGACGGCGAATAG
- the aroF gene encoding 3-deoxy-7-phosphoheptulonate synthase — translation MILVIRPDATLEQIDHVIERVREMGFTPHVSRGESRTIIGVIGDEAKPGTENFSAIPGVEQVLRILKPFKLASREFHKSDSSVYVGKVKIGGGSLAMIAGPCAIEGYEVLDTIAKYVKAGGANILRGGAFKPRTSPYAFQGMGEDGLKILRDVGDKYDMPVVTEVMDPRQVDLVCRYTDMLQIGARNMQNFDLLKECGKAMKPVLLKRGMSATVKDLLMSAEYVLSEGNKDVVLCERGVRSFEDSTRNMLDMSAVPNVKGQSHLPIIVDPSHATGRPDLIPSMCRASVAAGSDGIHVEVHNCPEKALSDGPQALLPHQFLDLMGDLRKLASALDREFWAPPEK, via the coding sequence ATGATCCTCGTCATCCGGCCCGACGCGACGCTTGAGCAGATCGACCACGTAATCGAGCGGGTCCGCGAGATGGGTTTTACCCCGCACGTGAGCCGGGGGGAGAGTCGTACCATCATCGGTGTGATCGGCGACGAAGCGAAGCCCGGCACAGAGAACTTTTCCGCGATCCCGGGCGTCGAGCAAGTGTTGCGCATTCTGAAACCGTTCAAACTCGCGAGCCGCGAGTTCCACAAGTCCGACAGTTCGGTCTACGTGGGCAAGGTGAAGATCGGCGGCGGCAGCCTCGCGATGATCGCGGGGCCGTGCGCCATTGAGGGGTACGAGGTTCTCGACACGATCGCGAAGTACGTGAAAGCGGGCGGCGCGAACATCCTCCGCGGCGGCGCGTTCAAGCCGCGCACCAGCCCCTACGCCTTCCAGGGCATGGGCGAGGACGGGCTGAAGATCCTCCGCGACGTGGGCGACAAGTACGACATGCCCGTCGTGACGGAAGTCATGGACCCGCGGCAAGTCGATCTCGTGTGCCGGTACACCGACATGCTCCAGATCGGTGCCCGGAACATGCAGAACTTCGACCTGCTGAAAGAGTGCGGCAAGGCGATGAAGCCGGTGCTGCTGAAGCGCGGCATGAGCGCGACCGTGAAAGACCTGCTCATGTCGGCCGAGTACGTGCTGTCCGAGGGCAACAAGGACGTGGTGCTGTGCGAGCGCGGCGTGCGCAGTTTCGAGGACAGCACGCGGAACATGCTCGACATGAGTGCGGTGCCGAACGTGAAGGGCCAGAGCCACCTGCCCATCATCGTGGACCCGTCGCACGCGACCGGGCGCCCCGACCTCATCCCGAGCATGTGCCGGGCGAGCGTCGCCGCGGGCTCGGACGGCATCCACGTCGAGGTCCACAACTGCCCCGAAAAGGCCCTCTCCGACGGCCCGCAGGCGCTATTGCCGCACCAGTTCCTTGACCTGATGGGCGACCTCCGCAAGCTCGCCAGCGCCCTGGACCGCGAGTTCTGGGCGCCGCCGGAGAAGTGA
- the tpiA gene encoding triose-phosphate isomerase: protein MRKKFVAGNWKMNTTLAEAKALGAAVAKGVGTDTSVTVAVCPPFPWLLPVGEAIKGSSVALGAQDVHSEKKGAFTGEVSPAMLIETGCKYVIVGHSERRHILGESETLINHKVHTALEEGLSVILCMGETLAERDRNLQERVFQRQVYAACAGLTNEQFQRLVIAYEPVWAIGTGKVATPEQAQEAHAFVRTKLRQLYGDKIADTTPILYGGSVTPETTAGLMSQPDVDGALVGGASLKSDSFVAIVKAAGG from the coding sequence ATGCGCAAGAAGTTCGTTGCCGGGAACTGGAAGATGAACACCACGCTCGCCGAAGCGAAGGCGCTCGGCGCGGCCGTGGCGAAGGGCGTCGGCACCGACACGAGTGTGACGGTCGCGGTGTGCCCGCCGTTCCCGTGGCTGCTCCCGGTCGGTGAGGCGATCAAGGGGTCGTCGGTCGCCCTCGGCGCCCAGGACGTTCACTCCGAGAAGAAGGGCGCGTTCACCGGCGAAGTCAGCCCCGCGATGCTGATCGAAACCGGGTGCAAGTACGTCATCGTCGGCCACAGTGAGCGCCGACACATCCTCGGCGAGAGCGAAACGCTCATCAACCACAAGGTTCACACGGCTCTCGAAGAGGGCCTGAGTGTGATCCTGTGCATGGGCGAGACGCTCGCGGAGCGCGATCGCAACCTGCAGGAGCGGGTGTTTCAACGGCAGGTGTACGCGGCCTGCGCCGGCCTGACCAACGAACAGTTCCAGCGGTTGGTGATCGCTTACGAACCGGTGTGGGCCATCGGGACCGGTAAGGTTGCAACGCCGGAACAGGCGCAAGAGGCGCACGCCTTCGTGCGCACGAAACTTCGGCAACTTTACGGCGATAAAATCGCCGATACGACTCCCATCCTCTACGGCGGCTCCGTCACCCCCGAAACCACCGCCGGGCTGATGAGCCAGCCGGACGTGGACGGTGCCCTCGTCGGCGGGGCGAGCCTTAAGTCCGACTCCTTTGTCGCGATCGTGAAGGCCGCCGGTGGGTAG
- the secG gene encoding preprotein translocase subunit SecG: MDLFAAAWYSHALNAVVLTIGFLLMLLVLIQRGKGGGLAGAFGGAGGSSPFGSRAADQFVKITLWLAGVWVLVIMIHVKVVKYNVEADKNSSQTTITS, encoded by the coding sequence GTGGATCTGTTCGCCGCCGCGTGGTATTCACACGCACTCAACGCCGTTGTTCTCACGATCGGCTTCCTGCTCATGCTGCTCGTGCTGATCCAGCGCGGTAAGGGCGGCGGGTTGGCCGGAGCGTTCGGTGGCGCCGGCGGGTCCAGCCCGTTCGGGTCGCGCGCCGCGGACCAGTTCGTGAAGATCACCCTCTGGCTCGCGGGCGTTTGGGTGCTGGTCATTATGATCCACGTTAAAGTGGTCAAGTACAACGTGGAAGCCGACAAGAACAGCTCGCAAACGACGATCACGAGCTGA